Proteins encoded together in one Vanessa cardui chromosome 19, ilVanCard2.1, whole genome shotgun sequence window:
- the LOC124537880 gene encoding probable asparagine--tRNA ligase, mitochondrial, which yields MLFKRVCVNLSSYFKIGLVPKNYSIIASVLEKPKIGELTEVKGWVKSLRIQKEFIFADVNDGSCAQKLQIIIPKNLDIDDTLTYGSSVHITGKLSKSPRGQLELQAESVSVLGKCVVLDGYPFNPRTIHPPEYIRQYLHLRSRTNYMAAVLRVRHAVTKHIHDYFSKENFLNIHTPILTSNDCEGAGEVFKVQPENEETMKAMMQEGRNRDSVYFGAKTFLTVSGQLHLEAICRGMGDVYTLGPTFRAENSRSRLHLSEFYMLEAEIAFCDSIEKLQSFIENFLKYLFTVTRNTNEADLYLIDKNNKAPSWLNKQFVTLTYDEARNILAAKGFDVSDEGINKEQELTLVDYCQAPAFIIQWPKNLKSFYMKESPLDNTKVDALDLLAPLTGEIVGGSLREDDYANLEKKLPSDALKWYLELRKFGNIPTGGFGLGLERILQVLCNVPNIKDTLPFPRWPHNCDM from the exons atgttatttaagcGTGTGTGCGTTAATCTAAGTTCCTATTTTAAGATTGGTTTAGTACcaaaaaattatagtattattgCCTCTGTCCTAGAAAAACCGAAAATCGGGGAACTAACTGAAGTTAAG GGATGGGTAAAAAGTCTTCGTATACAAAAGGAATTTATATTTGCGGATGTAAACGATGGGTCTTGCGCACAAAAGCTACAGATTATTATCCCAAAAAATCTTGATATTGATGATACTTTAACTTACGGTAGCTCTGTACATATAACTGGGAAATTGTCTAAAAGCCCTAGAGGACAATTAGAACTACAAGCAGAAAGTGTTAGTGTTCTTGGTAAATGTGTAGTTCTAGATGGATACCCGTTTAATCCCCGCACTATACATCCACCAGAATATATTAGACAATATCTTCATTTACGATCACGAACAAATTATATGGCGGCAGTCTTAAGGGTACGTCATGCTGTAACAAAACACATTCATGACtatttttcaaaagaaaatttcCTCAACATCCATACCCCAATATTGACTTCTAATGATTGTGAAGGTGCGGGTGAAGTATTTAAAGTACAACCTGAAAATGAAGAAACCATGAAAGCTATGATGCAAGAGGGTAGAAATAGAGATTCAGTTTACTTTGGTgccaaaacatttttaacagtATCTGGTCAACTTCATTTAGAAGCCATATGCAGAGGAATGGGTGATGTTTACACACTAGGACCCACATTCCGTGCAGAGAATTCCAGATCACGATTGCATTTATCTGAATTTTACATGCTAGAAGCAGAAATTGCATTTTGTGATAGTATAGAAAAACTACAATCCTTTATAGaaaattttttgaaatatctGTTTACTGTGACTAGGAACACTAATGAAGCTGATTTATACCTTATAGATAAGAATAATAAAGCACCCAGCTGGCTAAATAAGCAATTTGTAACATTGACTTACGATGAAGCAAGAAATATTTTGGCTGCTAAAGGTTTTGATGTTTCAGATGAAGGTATAAATAAAGAGCAGGAGTTGACTTTAGTAGATTACTGTCAAGCTCCTGCTTTCATTATACAGTGGCCCAAAaacttaaaatcattttatatgaaaGAATCTCCACTGGATAATACTAag gTTGACGCATTAGATCTTCTGGCACCACTGACAGGGGAAATTGTTGGTGGAAGTCTCAGAGAGGATGACTATGCAAATCTTGAAAAAAAGTTACCATCAGATGCACTAAAATGGTATTTAGAATTGAGAAAATTTGGGAATATACCTACTGGAGGTTTTGGTCTTGGTTTGGAGAGAATATTACAAGTGTTATGTAATGTTCCTAATATCAAGGATACCCTTCCATTTCCCAGGTGGCCACATAATTGTGATATGTAA